The genome window ACTCACACATATATcgcaatatatatatttatctttctctttccaacTCAACTATTCCGTAGTATTGAGAACGAGAGCTtgtttcatcgaaaaaaacatatttagtGTTTCGTGAGAAGAGAATTTTGACGCTAGAAGCGTTTATACGCGAGTGCGTGTTCGTGTGCGAAAGCGAGTGAGGCTTacagaagagagagagggagagagagagagagaaagaggaacggAAAAGGagagtgagaagaaaaaaacattgaataaaTATCTACCAGTGTTGATGAGAACGAaggagatagagatagagtgaGTGAGAAAGCGTAGAACGCTCCGGgtggggaagagagagagagagaagagagaaagagaaagaaagaaaacgagaaataGCGAGCAAGAATCACGGACGAGAGCACACAGGAGTGTAAACGTTTCGACGAAAAGTGGAGGGGTCGGGGCGAAGGGGCACGGAAAAAATATCCGAGGCCGTACGTCGTGAAagattttcgtcttttttatttttcattttcctcaattttccATTTGTTCAACCTCTTTGTTTTCGTTActttttctctccatctccttctgtctttctcttttcACTCTCTCGTTgcatcagatataatttttcttttgtacgTGAAAACATCGCTCTATCCTGGCTTGCCTGTACATTTTCAAAAGGGTGCCCCACCAACGCGATTTAATCACGTCGCGGCCACggggggaagaagaaaaaagtaagacAATAATCGTGTGAAAAACGGGGCGGTACGCGCATAAGCCTGGCCTCGAGCGGCGAGTCGGACGACGGTGGACTCGCTCCGCCACCGCGCAAAAGGTCCCGTAGTTCACTCCCGACTACCCTAAGACCAGCGGACGAGTACCATACCGACGCAGCAGGGATGGAGAATTATCGGTAAACCtctgtttgttttgtttttttttctctgtgttCCCATTTCTTCAATTCCAGGTCTATTTCGAATCTTTATCGAACACCTCTCCCCTTATTCTCTCACATTTTGAATTCTCAAAAGCATATTTCCATACAACCCAAACAATGACATATgatcgtaaaaattggttcgtatttataatttttggaGCACCAAATAACAGGCATAAGTCTGTGAAAACAACTCGTAGCTGTAAACAAACTTGAGTTATCtggaaaaaactttgagcTTTTAAACTATTCaatattaaataataatattaaactATATCAAAATATTTGGTTATAAATGTGAATgcgtcattttgaaaaattggtccAATTTATCAACAGTTTCTTtgaccattttatttttaaatcccCTAGAATGACAAAACATCAAGAACCAAACTTTTGTCTTCCTGATAAAAAGTTTATACTTTTCTTTATTGGAAACCTCAGCGTTCCAAAGTAGAACAAATTTCTTCTCATATTTTAGGAATTTTCTGGACACAGTTAGATCAAATGAAAGAACAATGGTTAAAATTCTACTTTGCGATATGAAATATGAGTGGCTCATGGAATGGTTATCCATTGTGAAATCatgatcatttatttttatttcttttaatgATTATGCTGATTTCTTGGTACTCTGTCAACGGTTGACtgtcaaaaaatatgattcatAGCGAGTGGATCTTTGGAAGttgtcagaaaaaaattttttttgtactatCTCCATGTTTTCAATTTGATGAATCATTTCTATACACGCTGTTTGTGCACAACTCCATTTTGAATAGTCTTGATTTGGTCAGTGACCTAGAGAACTATTTTCATATCTACGTTACAAGTAGATTCGGAATAAAAGTTCTTTCACATTTTATTAGAACTTTGggattgaataattgaaagaGCCAAATCTTGCTTTTCTTTATCGCTAATTTTTGGAACGCAGACTTTGATGTTGTGCTTTTTACTGTCAAAATTGTCGCACTGATTTTGGATATTTTGTATTCAAAGTGGATTCAATAGTAAATGCATTCAAAATTTCGTACTGggaaaagaacatttttttattgctcaaattcaaataaatgtttttctatgaCAAACAAAAAGTACAAAAGAAAAGTTGTATGAAATCATTAATTTATTTGCCAAGCTAAATGTTATCGAGCGATCAATAatctgaaaatattgaaacataCGACATTCAAAATTGAGCTCGACTATTCTGTGAATAAGAGTGACTTTGAGCtgcaaaaattaaattaaactcGAGGTCAAACAtgatttttaccatttttccattctcaatCCTACTTTTTCGATGGCAGAGTGATGCAGCAAGCGTCCAATGGAGCGCCCATCTCTGCGGGACCGCAACAAAACGGCGCAACTTCCGAAGGCGGAGGCAATCATTCGAACGGAAATTCTCTCTTGAGATGTGACGGAGATGTGAATGGAGTCAATGGCGAGAGTAACCAGGCTCCTGGACCTCCAAAAATTATGGACAAGACTAATCAGGATATTGTTAGACTCATCGGACAACACTTGAAGACGGTTGGACTTGAGTAAGTTTATCCATGAAAGTCGAGGAACCCTTCACAGTACGGGTATCAAATAATCATTGACGAATCACTTTGAAAACaagcaaatttttaaaaacgtttgagaacatttttcgaatttttttttatgctttgGTACAGAAAAGTGGAATATTTCAAACTTACTCAACGTCACCGAACTTTTCATTACGAAGGTTTCatgtttttaattaaattaaacACTGAACGAATTAAAGTCTGCTCTTTCTATAGTAAAATACCAGAATAAAGGAAAGAATAATTTCAGTCGAACAGCTGATCAGCTAATGCAAGAATCCGGCTGTCGTCTGGATCATCCAGCAGCTGCAAAATTCCGACAACACGTCATGGACGGAGATTGGAACAAGGCAGATCATGATCTCAACGAACTCAAGTCTTTCCTCAACGGTGCTAATCAGAGTCTTGTGGTACgtaccattttttcatttgacgaTTAGGCATGGGACTAATTTAGAAATCAGAATTTCACGCTGGATATCTTGATTACAATATTTGAATCAAGCAACACGATCTTGATTTTAAAACAaaacaatataaataaatCTGTATTTTGTTCTTTTGcaggaaatgaaatttttgctaCTGGAGCAAAAATATCTGGAGTATCTCGAGGAAGGGCTCGTGCTTGAGGCCCTCCAAGTACTTCGAAATGAACTAACGCCCCTCGGGCACAATACTGGTCGGGTTCATCAACTGTCCGCTTTTATGATGTGCAGCGGACGCGACGAGCTTCAGGTACTCTGACGATATATGTCTCACTCACAATTCAAAACGTAATTAAACTTTTTCCCATTCATGACTATTTGGAGGAACAAAATGACTCAATGAAGCTTTCAAAAGATGGTTGACTTTTTCACTCTTCAATGTTTGAagattaaaatgaatattgaaaCGGCGTGTAAAATTCAATCGTGTATTTTCAAGGTTTATTcaatattgaaaatgcgatAAATCTTGCCCTTATTTTGTCAAATGATTGTGTTGATAAATTCATAATGATAGTAAAACAGAATACAACGACGATGTATAACGTTTtcgttttatgtttttttttttgtatttttgtttccatCTTTGTTCCCACGTCAAATCGTCCAAGACACTGTAAGATCGTGAAATTTTCATCACTAGCAAATAGACGATTGTTAACAGACACGCGCCGGCTGGGACGGCAAAGGTTCGGCTTCGAGAGCCGCACTTATGGACCGACTACAAAGATATTTACCACCTTCGATAATGCTACCACCACGGCGCCTTCGCTCACTCCTCTGTCAGGCAGTTGAGATGCAAAATCAACAATGCACGTATCACATTACGCATACACAGGtatggatgaaaaaatttgcgtTCGAAAAACTGTACGCATAAATATATGGAGGTTTTATTAggtttcatttattcattaatttttatcgccTTGCATtgtaaaatagaataaaatgtgtTGAATAGTTCAACAGAATTATTTAgattaataatttttgtaaatattaaCGGATTTTTTTCGCTGTTCATCGTTTACATACTCAATGTAGAATTAACGAAGTTGTGTTCCTTTCATGTTACAATTATTCAGACTTTATACTTGAAACTTTAAATTTTGGTATTTCTGCAGCAATCGACTCTGGAGAATGTTTCTCTGCTCGTTGATCACACCTGCAGCAAAGAACAATTTCCTTGCTACACAACCCAAGTGCTCAACGACCATTGCGACGAAGTTTGGTACTGTAAGTTCTCACCAGACGGTTTAAAACTTGCCACGGGCTCGAAAGACATGACCGTTATCATTTGGGACGTTGATCCTGTAAGTAAACATTTGTAAAGTATAAACCAGTTCGTTAGTTCAATGCTCAATGGAAATTCCAAAATCCTTTTTCGTCCTTCctgtattattattttgtcgaATATTTCGCCTGTCGATCTTCCTACGATTCAATGATTAACTGCATGATCATTTCTTTTAGGAAACACTTAGAGTAACGCACAGGAAAACTCTAGAAGGTCACACATACGGCGTTGCGTTAATCGCGTGGAGCCCGGACAGCAGTCATTTGATTGCTTGCGGCCCAGAAGATTGTCCAGAGCTCTGGCTATGGAGCGTCGACACTCCGGACTGCGAGCTCCGAGTCAAACTGACCCAAAGCACCGAAGATTCGCTCACCGCCTGTGCATGGCACCGTGatgcaaataaatttgtaACAGGCGGTCTGCGTGGACAATTTTACCAATGTGTaagacaatttttatttcgtctcTATCTTATTTCTCAGCTGATAATGGTCGAAAGACTCAATTTTatctttcgtttattttttaaataacaaaGGACATGGACGGCAATGTGCTTGATTCGTGGGAAGGCGTTAGGGTCAAGTGTTTGTGGTGTCGTAGCGACGGCAAAACCGTTCTTGCTGCTGACTCTCATCACCGTATTCGTagttacaattttgacgagtTGTGCGATTTCACAATGTAAGTTAATCgcttatattttattatttagttTTTCGTAGACTTGTCAATTTTGAGCTCAAaacatttctcaatttttctttgtgtgtAGCTGTTGCAACTACTCTATGATACGATTTAAacttataattttatttgacAATCGAGGGAGAGACATAAACTCTTAAAATTTgcacgaaaaaatgtattaaaatTGATATGTTACTCAACTTTCATTTCGAAGGTATAAACTaactaattcttttttcagaTCATCTGTAATTTTTGATCAATATAACAGTATATCGTATCAAAGTCTTTTACCTTCTATATTTTTGGGGGTCATgagttggtaaaaaaaaatgttcttaccGTCCTCAGTCACgtgaatttttgttgtttttcttttatccaATTATGCGGATATTTTGTTGTGCAGATTGCAAGAGGACCATCCGGTCATGTCGTTCAGCGTCAACAAAGCCGATCGTCTCGCTCTTCTCAACGTTGCTAATCAAGGTGTTCATCTCTGGGACTTACAGGACAGATGCCTCGTGAGACGTTTCCAGGGGGTGACTCAGGGACATTTTACGATTCACAGTTGTTTCGGTGGTGTCAATCAAGATTTCATTGCGTCCGGAAGTGAAGGTAATTTTACagttacgaaaaataatgctTTCGAAGTTCTTTCCACGTGGCTTCATGGCTCAAAATATACATGAAGAAATTTCTGAACGGGGAAAACTAAAATGAAAAGTTTGCGGTTTGATTGCTTCACTAAAATCCTACGAATCGTTATACCATTGCTTATGAATAATTCACGTTTCGATACGTTATTTTTCACCGCAGACAACAAAGTTTACGTTTGGCACATAAAGCGTGAATTGCCAATAGCGACATTAACGGGTCACAGCAGAACGGTTAATTGCGTCTCATGGAATCCGGTATATCACCAGATGATGGCATCGGTATCGGACGATTGTAGCGTACGGATATGGGGACCAAGATCTGCCTCGCCGGAACGAGTCGACAATGCTAAGACTGGTTAGTTCGTAGATTTTGCCTCGAAAAAGTTCTATTATTAAAACCAATAACAAAAACAATAACAAAGCGATATTAAAAGAAATTCAATTCTAAAAAGTAAGAAAGATAAAGAGAGTGAAAATGATACTTATAAACATAGATACATACATatgatatatatatgaagCACATCAATTCTTCTGACCGGATTTAATAGTTAAGAGAATTACAAAacacgaaaggaaaaaaagaaacattaagtttaagagaaataaaagaagatcGTTAGTTAAGTAATTTTAGCGATTACGTATTATTGCGAATATGTAAGAAGGTgtaaagaaaatgagaagaaaaaaaaaacagaaagaaaagagacggaacgaagaaaaaaatttgatcgatTATCGTTGAGCGAGAGAGCtcgatgtcattttttttgcgtattttcggcattttcttttctttcagcATCCCCCGAGAGCAACTCTTCAAATGGTAGTGGTTGGCACGAAATGGTGTCGTAGCGAACTACAGTTCATCAGTACTCCCATGACCCAATGGTGTTCAAAAGACTGTCCTGTTGACCATCTCTCGCGTTCATTCTCTCATGCCCGATCTTAAGAGAAAACGCAttgaaacgaaacgaaaaaaaataagaaaaaagaaaacaaaagctAAAACAAAGCGGAAAGATCGAGAacgaaagtggaaaaaatatgaaataggATGCTCAtgaaatgaaaggaaaaatatgCTGATGGAAACAAAAACGAGCTAAACGATGAAATGCTCTTACGAGAAACGAGGCAAAGAATAACAAGTAATTTGATGATACTTTGTACGCGATCTGTCGCAAGATTTAAGGCATCTTGATGCCTTGTACCTTTGTTGTTATTCAAACCTGTTTGCATTTCGTGTTATCGACACGAACACCTCGGGCacaattctgtttttttttcgccctTGATTGCCAATGACGATAGAATCTCTCGCATTTTCTCCTTCGATACGCAACACCCGGAcacattttctctctctctctctctctctctctctctctctctctctccctcttttgcTATCTCTGCGAATGCTGGAGTTGGACATGTTTTACAATTGTTTTTACGAaaccaacatttttctattacaAGAATTCGGTAATTGGAgatatgaatgaaatttttcgtgaatTCGGACATTATTTCGATTTCCTTATTGACATTGATTGAATACAAGAAAAGTagtactgaaaaataaattaatacaatgtttttttagaaattgtATGCTCTTGTGAAACAAATTCGCTGGTGTTCGCCCAAACATACTTAGTTTATTATCGCATTTTCTTGTTTCAAAATTctaaacgaattttcaaaaatgcaaTATTCAAGAAGCTCATTCGTTTCAtgacttgaaaatttttcaagtccgatcgattttatacaaaaatgtATAAAGCATTCACGATTTTTAGGATTACAAAATACATATTAAAAAGCTAAGAAACtccatgaaaaattcgagCCTATTCGAAAAGAATCGAAAAGTTGAGTTcgtcaaaaatttttccaataatttgtCAGggaattatgattattatttttttcaataataaattcGTACGTCTCTACATTCGTACTGTCGAATCGATagtgttgaaaatattgaaaatgtcgaagcgtcgaaattcttatttcagTAACGATTCCTCGGGtcattttatttgtatcggataaaattcttttattatttcttcctCGTTACTTTTTTCGCGACTTTTGAGTAATGGTGAATAGGGGAATCTTGAATTTGCCATTTAATCGGAAGCAGAAAGAGCATAATAAGCGATAACCGAGATAGTATAAGACGAAATAGAAGATAACCCAAAACTCATTCATAGCATTCGAAGTTCTAAGCGTAAGTGTAGAAAAAAACGGTTATAAAAATTCTACGGACCGGGCAAGTATTTTGGGCTGgaaggaaaaaactttgagaaTAAACGGAAAAGGTTGGTGGAAaataggaggaaaaaaaacgagcaagAGGAGCAACGTAAAACATGTGGAGTCGTGTGAACGTGCGATCGAAGCgttggagagagaaaaagaaacaccAAAGCattgaatttgtttttgtgccaatcgataaaaattgagtacaaaaagaaaaacacacttTACAGCTCGAACGAACGACAAGTGTTCAGGGGCGGCAGAGCATCGATCGGGCAAGGCACTAAGCAAAGAAATGAACGAacgtgagaaaaagagacaaaAGGCAATTCTAAAACCGGgacaaaaaatatcactttttttttggttttttaagcgaattttttgaaaacaaaagtaCGCGTGAGAGAAGATTTTTTagatattaaatataaaaagaaaaaaaaaacagcaacaacaacaaaaaaacgaaaaaaatccagTTGCAATTCGATCGGGACGAAAATCAATCAACGAGTTTTTGTTTTGCTTGTGAGATAcggagaataataataaaaaatgaattatttgaaagaaataattaTCGCTAATACGGAAAATCTaggttttatttaaaattgtaTAATTCAGCTATTTTATATGACGGGTGAGCATACTTAACGTTGTGAAGGAAACGAGGGGCAAATAgagaagcagaagaaaaagaagaagaagataaaTAAGAAATAACGAAACGAAATGCTATTACAAACGTTACCTCTTTCTTATTAACTGCCATATTTTCTATCAATATTCAAAGAAACAAGACGCAAAAACGTCTCGCTTTGAGAATgatgaagaatgaaaatttaagcGAAATAAAATTGCGCGCGTTCAAATAGAGAAGCattgcaaaataaaaatgtgtttcATACAATTTCTTGTAATGCCGCCTagtaaatgaaaagtgaaataaaactcaaatacACGAACACACAAAAAAagataatatatattttttgttctcgttTTTTACAAACACATTGAGGGCGTCGTAAACGATAGAAAATTGAAATGTAAAACCGAAATAATTGAACGCGAATGAATAATACGAACGAAAATACCTTCTTCCCGATCGTTtgaaaatcgtattttatgctagaaatataatgaaacaattttgaaaaaggcGTTCTTTTTGATCgtttgaaaattgtattttgtgctataaaataatgaaataaaaatggaataaatcgGATCATTAAATTTTCGTACCACGACAAGCAGTGGCAGTTAATGGGataagaatatatatatgtcgGAATGGATTACGGAACAAACGAAACAAATACGATGTTTTCATATGTGAAATAGTTAGCAATAGCTCGAAGTTTCATGATAACGAGGagtggagtgaaaaaaaaattaataaataaataaagtgtaTATGTACAGATGagttttcaataaattacACTAGAAATCACAAAACATTGAagacattattttttcttgataaAGACCTCTCTCTTGAAACTAAAAACTGTAGACATCAATTCGTTTGTTGAGGGTGCAGGGAGGAGCAAAAAATGtgcagatttttttctgttcgaaatattgaattttgacgaatcaatcaaaattttccCCATGATTAATTGAAACTACGCTTATGCATGGTagcgaatttattttcatcatatCACTCAACTTCTTGCGTGaccgaaaaataacgattttcagtgaaaatttgagaaactaTTGATAAATTATATGGttccattttaaaaatttgagaatattcATGAAGTATTTTCTGTCATTATCACCGAGAATATCCCACTAATAAAGCATTGTACTGTTGTACTGTCATGGACACTCGCAAACAATAGAGTCAATGgtcacaattattttttctcatcgatcTATTGtggggaggaaaaaatgttgtatcaTAAATTGTATTTacgattgcaaaaaaatataaaattcgtgATTTCTGATCGTACGTGTTATGTGTTTACCGCATTTGGTTCCGAGTTTACTTaattaatcgattgttttgaCTGTGTGAGAAGACGAGAAGATGATGAGACGCActgtgttttatttttatatacttgTTTGTAAAACAGGAGGCGTTCATACTTTTCGGTGCCGGTTGCGTTTGTGTTGTGATCCCATAGAGGAGCCTTCTTGTTTGCCCCTTCTCCTCCATTTACCATTACCAGGCGCGGCTCAATGCCTCGAGACTTCGAGACTTTCATGTCTCGTATCTCGCCGCGTATTGATAGATTACCATTTAAGGAAATACTCTCCAACAGTTTACAAGTCTTAGTATGTTATCCAAGAAACCCaggaacgaatttttcaataacgtTAAAACAGGAGCAaagtttgtgatttttttcgagattgCGGCATTTTTTGGTTCCTACGCTATTTGGCGGCGCATGAACACTTCGCAAGGTGAGTGAACGTGCAAAATCTTACTCCTTTTCTTCTCATATTTATATACCCGATTTTCATCAACACATTTTGAGGTTAACCATCCCACGAATATCAAGATGAATGATCTCAAAGAAATTTACGTTGAACCGTTATAGTAAACAAAGCATTGAATATAAAGCTCGGAAGAAATTCTGCAAATTAAAACTGTATTTGATTTTCTAACCTCACTTTTTCTGGTcgttttcattgaattctCTTTTCtacgattgaaattttctgtTAATTGTTTTTACTTTGTTTCTGGAACTGAAATTCAATTGTTCTGTCAagcaattttataaaaattcattcaaaaataGTATAAAACAACGACATTGATATATTGTGTAGCACTCCAAAATTTTTATGCAAATTTAGACTATAAAATCTTgtcttttttatgtttttccatAAACTATGAACCAGACCAGcagtcattattttttaaatttctctcAATATGTTTGTctcaatcgaaattttgtattcactttttttgagtcattttcattatcaatAAGTTCAAAACATGTCCTGTCAAAGCCATAATTGTGATGaatcatttttcacaataaattCCTAATTTCTGATCACAACTAAGTCCCATATACTTTcaagttttcaaaataatttggaAGGTTGTTAGAATAACCTACaaataaatagaaatatgTCAAATTAacaaagttgaaaaactagaaaattttttgttttatataaATCTGATGATTGCTATCAtttctttgtttattttctatactttcatttatttatgtgaattttggcattttttcttacagacTTTAGACATTATATGCACGAAAACTTTCCTTTCATACTCGAGGGTTACTATAAAGTTGGTGAAACTTTGTCCGGTGAGGATTCCATAAGAAAAGTTGACAGAGAAACTTGGGAAGGACAATAATAAGTTCCTCCATGCGTTCTATGCATTCATGGCGTTGGTAAAGATTATTCTTTGGAGTGTGGGTAGCGCGTCTATTGCTTACGGATTATTCAAGATCGCAACATCCAATGCCGAACAAGTAGCGCAGGTCAGTTTCATCTTTTTTAAGcgttttttctgaatttcattGAGTGATTCTAAGAATATGCGAGACATAACCGTATACAATGTACGCATAAGCTTTGTCAGCTTTCATCAAATATTTGAGATAATATGAAATTTCCACATCATTtacacttctcaacatttcgATTGTCTTTTTGTCACGCTTGTTGCAGTGTACACGGCCATATAAACAATTATGAATCATATGCACTTCCATAGTGAAATTGACACGATGACATGTaattattcagaaaaaatcatattctaCCTATAAATCCAcaatattataaataatttgtttttaatCTATAGATTTCCTCGTGCTTTGTGTAATCATGATCAAATATTgggatttttatctttttatttggAGTGATTAATTTCTCATACAATTATGTAGAATCATGTGAATTTATGAATGACCATTCAAAAAAACCAGATTTGAAATACAAATACTCAAAGTAGCCGGAATATCATCAAACTATGTCCACTAGTTTGTATGTTGTACAGAAAATGTTATCACAGCACAAACTAAAAATTGCCTTGACACTCGACCGCTTGTCTTCCATCCAAAGTTCTTGAATAATCAATCTATGCTCAGATTTTTAGCCAGTCAGGATGCTTCGACTGGCGATTTAACAGTAGAATTGACTATACTGGCTTAATTCTTATTCATGCTTGAGAAGCTCTGAAAGTGAAGGAGAAAAAGTAGAGAGGAATTTGCAATTGCAGGAACTGGGCTCGAGCAAGTGGACAGCTGAATATCGCAAAGCACAAGCGAGTGACCCTGATCGAGTAAAGTATTCATTGGCCCAGCCGACTTCTAATCCTTTCTACGTACCACCGAAACCACAAAAAAGCCTTGAGAAGTAAATATTAATAGAGGAAAGGGTCattgaaaaaagcaaaatcATGGAATCTTTGATAGAGGGAAGTTTGTCAGATCGAATAAGCAAGAGGGACCGTGAGCGGAAAAACGTGATCGAGAGGCGTCGCGAGGAGCGACAGCAACTGGTAGTGGAGTGCGAACAAACAAGTTACTTCAAAGAAGCATTTTACGCATCTtgtaaaaaagtgaaagatCTTTTAGACTCGGCACCTACTACAGCGTCATCGGCTCTGCCAATATTGTTTGACAAAGCAAACAAAGAGATCGaaagcttgaaaaattacttGTCACAGTCGAAGCTATTCCTCAAAGTTTACGACATAAGAAAAGCTCAGGAAAGTCTTCAGTTACTGGAGAGCGAAGCGACGGAAATGGAGTTGAAATTGTTACCGAAGAAAAAGTTTGGTTTTAAAAACCGTCGTGCAGCGAAGAAGCCGCAAAGCGAAAAAGCTAATGACGTCGTCGACGGTCTGAAGGATTTGAAAATAGTAGAAACTAACAATGTTAATAACGGTCCTATTGGCaaacagaaaaatgaattttcgaatattcacGGTGAGAGTTCTTGCGTTGTTGCTGGTAAAAGCGACGAAAGGCTCTGTCTCGATGCTGAAAATGTTAATAAGAACGACGTGACGTTAATAGATCTTACAAGATgcacgattaaaatttatgggACACCGAGTACTTTGCACATggttaatattaaaaattgcacGATTCTCGTCGGGCCGGTAGCCTCATCCGTATTTATTCACGACTGTACGTCTTGTACTTTTGCATTTGCGTGCCAACAACTGAGACTTCACTCATCCACCGATTGTACTTTTTATCTTCACGTTACGAGTCGAGCCATCATCGAAGACTCGACTAAAATCCGAGTAGCTCCTTACAACTGGACTTACGAAGATCAACAGAGTCATTTTAATCTCGCTGGGCTCGACACCAAAATCAACAATTGGGATTGCGTCGATGATTTCAATTGGCTCTCCTATGAAAAACACTCGCCCAATTGGTCCGTTCTTAAACCCGAACTCAGAATCAAATCGTGGGATTgacgaaaacatttttatgataaagaacgaaagaaagagaaagaaaaacaagtgaaatattttaattGACTCTTGAATATTTTCTCTCCGATGAAAATTGGACGATTTGCAAACAAATTGCTCCTTTCTCATTCGTTTATTATCAATTGTTTCACAATATTGAGCTACGTTCACTCTGAAACAATTCATTCGCGTAAATTactatttttctcgttcattcCATGAGAGGA of Venturia canescens isolate UGA chromosome 6, ASM1945775v1, whole genome shotgun sequence contains these proteins:
- the LOC122412806 gene encoding WD repeat-containing protein 26, yielding MENYRVMQQASNGAPISAGPQQNGATSEGGGNHSNGNSLLRCDGDVNGVNGESNQAPGPPKIMDKTNQDIVRLIGQHLKTVGLDRTADQLMQESGCRLDHPAAAKFRQHVMDGDWNKADHDLNELKSFLNGANQSLVEMKFLLLEQKYLEYLEEGLVLEALQVLRNELTPLGHNTGRVHQLSAFMMCSGRDELQTRAGWDGKGSASRAALMDRLQRYLPPSIMLPPRRLRSLLCQAVEMQNQQCTYHITHTQQSTLENVSLLVDHTCSKEQFPCYTTQVLNDHCDEVWYCKFSPDGLKLATGSKDMTVIIWDVDPETLRVTHRKTLEGHTYGVALIAWSPDSSHLIACGPEDCPELWLWSVDTPDCELRVKLTQSTEDSLTACAWHRDANKFVTGGLRGQFYQCDMDGNVLDSWEGVRVKCLWCRSDGKTVLAADSHHRIRSYNFDELCDFTILQEDHPVMSFSVNKADRLALLNVANQGVHLWDLQDRCLVRRFQGVTQGHFTIHSCFGGVNQDFIASGSEDNKVYVWHIKRELPIATLTGHSRTVNCVSWNPVYHQMMASVSDDCSVRIWGPRSASPERVDNAKTASPESNSSNGSGWHEMVS
- the TBCC gene encoding tubulin-specific chaperone C, with protein sequence MESLIEGSLSDRISKRDRERKNVIERRREERQQLVVECEQTSYFKEAFYASCKKVKDLLDSAPTTASSALPILFDKANKEIESLKNYLSQSKLFLKVYDIRKAQESLQLLESEATEMELKLLPKKKFGFKNRRAAKKPQSEKANDVVDGLKDLKIVETNNVNNGPIGKQKNEFSNIHGESSCVVAGKSDERLCLDAENVNKNDVTLIDLTRCTIKIYGTPSTLHMVNIKNCTILVGPVASSVFIHDCTSCTFAFACQQLRLHSSTDCTFYLHVTSRAIIEDSTKIRVAPYNWTYEDQQSHFNLAGLDTKINNWDCVDDFNWLSYEKHSPNWSVLKPELRIKSWD